The Polyangium mundeleinium genome contains the following window.
CTCTCCTTCGGCGACGTGGCGCCTCCGCCTTGCGTTTCGCTCATGTGCGGGCGATGTCTACCGCATCCCGTCCGGCGATGCACCTTCCGAACACGGGCCGACGCGTGATACATCAAGCTCCATGAAGCTCAGCACACTGCGTATCGACGAGCCCTGCCACGAGGACTGGCAAGTGATGACGGGCGACGAACGCGCGCGCCGGTGCGAGCGCTGCGACTTGCACGTCACGAATCTCTCGGAGCTCACGCGCACCGAAGCCGACCGCCTTCTATCCACGCGTCCTCCGGAGAGCCGGCTTTGCGTGCGTTATGCCCACGATCGGCAGGGGAACGTGGTCACGAGGACCACGCAGCAGGAGAGAATGGTTGCGGTGCTCTCGTTGCTTGCCCAGCGAAGGCAGACGGAGGGGGAGGCATGAGCCTCACGCGCGAGGAGGTCATTGCGTACCTCGAAAGCCTCACGGCCGAGGAGCTTGGAGAGCTTGCGGACGAGCTCGTCCAGCGCCTCGGGCTCCCGGCGTTCGTCGAGCCGCAACCCATGCGGTTCACGATGGGCGCGCCATTGCCGGATCCTGCCGAGGTGTTCACGGAGTTTTCCGTGGTCCTCCTGGACGTCGGAAAGGACAAATTCGCTGTCGTGAAGGCCGTGCGTGCGCTGTGGGAGATGCCTGTGAAAGAGGCGAAGGACCTCGTGGAGTCGGCGCCGGTCGTGGTACGCCGGTGGATCACGCGCGACGAGGCACGCGTCATTGTCGATTCCCTCACCGCCGCGGGCGCGAACGCTGAGG
Protein-coding sequences here:
- a CDS encoding ribosomal protein bL12; this encodes MSLTREEVIAYLESLTAEELGELADELVQRLGLPAFVEPQPMRFTMGAPLPDPAEVFTEFSVVLLDVGKDKFAVVKAVRALWEMPVKEAKDLVESAPVVVRRWITRDEARVIVDSLTAAGANAEVRNGS